The following are encoded together in the Humulus lupulus chromosome 5, drHumLupu1.1, whole genome shotgun sequence genome:
- the LOC133834234 gene encoding protein ACCELERATED CELL DEATH 6-like — protein sequence MSHLPSSMFLIHRSLLPPTTTLHRLGSSLSSTASVLARIENSKEKTNIHSERICMDRKLFQAATDGELEVFREKVSELQLLLTPERNTVLHVHIITTSRTTNQTIFVEGILDLCPALLMQTNAREETPLLMAARYDHHRIVDFLIEHAKLSQPQDLEEDISGVQTMIRMKNEEEDTTLHEVARFGHLEVVQILMREDLDFLYSANKAGETPLYIVVQCRHQDLVNVILNNCLSLATSGPKGSTALHVASTNIGITKMFVDKVDFLTKQVDDDGCIPLHYVAFFYSSNVVEITKMLLENNESSAYIKNKEGMTTLHIAAYNECCGDKIMKEILTSCPDSYEEVDNEGRNVLHHAVSTTYLSNVNFILEHASSLILNRKDKEGNTPLLHMAATSSWNLPVLKALLSHPKVNRMSLNKQNNNIRDEYMIQFKQYEVRMLDLFNKYFIEPSVGIHILELELNRKNINYMQKEIITKIKESSLVTSTLIATVTFAAGFTMPGGYISDEVGHRQQGSAVLRNNTAFQAFIITNTMAMLLSATSVFLNIFLNITFVEGVNDHRKWNYYKFCMSLTIYALALMMIAFVTGTYAVLSLSAPLAITTCFIGSFFFVITFYIIMHE from the exons AAAACAAACATCCATAGTGAGCGCATTTGCATGGATCGCAAGCTATTCCAAGCTGCAACTGATGGCGAACTTGAAGTCTTCAGGGAAAAGGTCAGTGAACTCCAACTGTTATTGACCCCAGAAAGAAATACAGTGCTCCATGTCCATATCATCACTACTTCAAGAACCACTAATCAAACAATCTTCGTGGAAGGGATCCTAGACTTGTGTCCAGCACTGTTGATGCAAACTAATGCAAGAGAAGAGACTCCCTTACTCATGGCAGCAAGGTACGACCATCACCGCATTGTTGATTTTCTAATTGAACATGCAAAATTATCCCAACCACAGGACCTTGAAGAGGACATCTCTGGTGTCCAAACGATGATAAGGATGAAGAATGAGGAAGAGGACACTACGTTGCACGAGGTTGCGCGGTTCGGTCATCTTGAGGTTGTGCAGATATTGATGAGAGAAGACCTTGATTTCTTGTATTCGGCTAATAAAGCAGGCGAGACGCCACTCTACATAGTCGTCCAGTGCCGACACCAAGATTTGGTTAATGTAATACTAAATAATTGTTTGTCACTAGCTACCAGTGGCCCTAAGGGCAGTACTGCACTGCATGTAGCTTCTACAAATATAG GAATAACAAAAATGTTTGTGGACAAAGTAGATTTTCTGACAAAACAAGTAGATGATGATGGTTGTATTCCACTGCACTATGTTGCTTTCTTCTACTCATCAAATGTGGTGGAGATTACAAAAATGTTGCTAGAAAATAATGAAAGTAGTGCATACATCAAAAATAAGGAAGGCATGACAACACTTCACATTGCAGCTTACAATGAGTGTTGTGGTGATAAGATAATGAAGGAAATTCTGACAAGTTGTCCAGATAGCTACGAAGAAGTTGACAATGAAGGCAGAAATGTTCTACACCATGCTGTGTCGACTACATATCTCTCCAACGTAAACTTCATCTTAGAACACGCATCATCATTAATTTTAAATAGAAAAGATAAGGAAGGAAATACCCCATTGCTTCATATGGCTGCCACTTCCTCATGGAATCTGCCCGTTCTAAAAGCTTTGTTGTCTCATCCCAAAGTGAATAGGATGTCACTCAACAAACAAAACAACAATATTCGAGATGAGTATATGATTCAATTCAAACAATATGAG GTAAGAATGCTGGATCTCTTCAATAAATACTTCATAGAGCCTTCTGTGGGAATACATATCCTAGAACTCGAACTCAATCGCAAGAACATTAATTATATGCAGAAGGAAATCATTACAAAAATTAAAGAATCTAGTCTAGTTACTTCTACATTGATTGCGACAGTGACATTTGCAGCTGGATTTACGATGCCAGGAGGTTACATAAGCGACGAGGTTGGACATCGACAACAAGGGAGTGCTGTACTGAGGAACAACACAGCATTTCAGGCCTTCATCATAACAAACACAATGGCCATGTTGCTCTCTGCTACATCTGTTTTTTTGAACATCTTTCTTAATATAACATTTGTAGAAGGAGTAAATGATCACAGGAAGTGGAATTACTATAAGTTTTGCATGAGCTTAACCATCTATGCCCTGGCCTTAATGATGATAGCATTTGTCACTGGTACATACGCAGTGTTGTCACTTTCTGCTCCCCTTGCCATCACCACTTGTTTTATTGGATCGTTTTTCTTCGTTATCACATTCTACATAATAATGCATGAATAA
- the LOC133777822 gene encoding protein ACCELERATED CELL DEATH 6-like, whose amino-acid sequence MLLDKVDFLTKQADDDGCIPLHYVAMNRKNVVEITKMLLKNNESSAYIKNKKGMTALHIAAYNEYYGHKIMKEILRSCPDSYEEVDDEGRNVLHHAVTTTYLSNVKFIFEHASSLILNIKDKDGNTPLLHMAATSSWNLLVLKALLSHPQVNRMSLNNQNNNIRDVYMLQFPIREPSMGKYVLELELNCEKINNMQKELIKRFKESSLVTSTLIATVTFAAGISMPGGYITEEVGHRKEPESAALRNSVVFQFFIITNTMALLLSALSVFLNILLNMVTPS is encoded by the exons ATGCTTTTGGACAAAGTAGATTTTCTGACAAAACAAGCAGATGATGATGGTTGTATTCCACTGCACTATGTTGCTATGAATCGCAAAAATGTGGTGGAGATTACAAAAATGTTGCTAAAAAATAATGAAAGTAGTGCATACATCAAAAATAAGAAAGGCATGACAGCTCTTCACATTGCAGCTTACAATGAGTATTATGGTCATAAGATTATGAAGGAAATTCTGAGAAGTTGTCCAGATAGCTACGAAGAAGTTGACGATGAAGGCAGAAATGTTCTACACCATGCTGTGACGACTACATATCTCTCCAACGTAAAATTCATCTTCGAACATGCATCatcattaattttaaatataaaagaTAAGGATGGAAATACCCCCTTGCTTCATATGGCTGCCACTTCCTCATGGAATCTGCTTGTTCTAAAAGCTTTGTTGTCTCATCCCCAAGTGAATAGGATGTCACTCAACAACCAAAACAACAATATTCGAGATGTGTATATGCTTCAATTCCCAATACGTGAG CCTTCTATGGGAAAATATGTCCTAGAACTTGAACTCAATTGCGAGAAGATTAATAATATGCAGAAGGAACTCATTAAAAGATTTAAAGAATCTAGTCTAGTTACTTCTACGTTGATTGCAACAGTGACATTTGCAGCTGGAATTTCGATGCCAGGAGGTTACATAACCGAAGAGGTTGGACATCGAAAAGAACCAGAGAGTGCTGCACTGAGGAACAGCGTAGTATTCCAGTTCTTCATCATAACAAACACAATGGCCTTGTTGCTCTCTGCTCTATCTGTTTTTTTGAACATCCTTCTTAATATGGTGACACCAAGTTGA
- the LOC133834267 gene encoding uncharacterized protein LOC133834267: MQRSPATIEEQLILKTIKEECPWESLPKRLQATLSSKEEWHRRIVEHCIKKRLQWNACFARKICKETEYYEDLMRYLRKNLALFPYHLAEYVCRVMRVSPFKYYCDMIFEVMKNEQPYDSIPNFSAADALRLTGIGRNEFIDIMNKCRSKKIMWKLNKSIAKELLPTQPVDFTIEPWWGVCLVNFTLEEFKKLSEEEMATIDKVCKEEANSFILFDPDIIKGLFRRGLIYFDVPVYSDDRFKVSRLEGFVSNREQSYEDPIEELLYAVFVVSSENATVAELAATLQADLSQLQAAASFACRLGWAVKVIDPASILQDSSIPGSPRTILSDEEGSHAGAGSSNIFIDGDNASEGEASGAEKFGPGSLYARVAFIVDANITSYLMMGSVSPGLKSHAVTLYEAGKLGHASIADLCKDLSTLEGAKFEGELQEFANHASSLRCVLECLQSGGVATYVKADEIFNNIDKMALSNEEIASLVADITINDRSEPTGVDEDGFNGDGSINKEMSQGDSDLTESVPESTDTKPIVGISSGDDDSLIEVTESINLLEDEKLIPVEGSDVGKEMSRRIKKYRVDILRCESLASLAPATLERLFLRDYDIVVSIIPLPHSSILPGPTFPVHFGPPSHSSMTPWMKLVLYTTVACGPLSIVLMKGQCLRLLPAPLAGCEKALIWSWDGSTVGGLGGKFEGNLVKGGILLHCLNSLLKHSAVLVQPLSKYDLDKSGRVVTLDIPLPLKNSDGSTARIEGDMGLSEEESKRLNSLLADLANKMELWTVGYIRLLKLFKEKESEQFSPVEEKYEWVPLSVEFGVPLFSPKLCNNICKRVVSSQLLQADSLHEHHDAMQGIRKRLRDVCAEYQATGPAAKLLYQKEKSKEPSRHLMNYASGRWNPLVDPSSPISGAMSEHQRLKLANRNRCRTEVLSFDGSILRSYALAPVYEASTRPIEESPSGSTIKVEQEEADNREVVLPGVNLLFDGAELHPFDIGACLQARQPVSLIAEAAVTSAAFAAVK, translated from the exons ATGCAGCGTTCTCCAGCGACGATCGAGGAACAATTGATATTGAAAACAATCAAAGAGGAATGTCCATGGGAGAGCTTGCCCAAACGGCTTCAAGCCACCTTGTCCTCCAAGGAAGAATGGCACAGAAG GATAGTTGAACATTGCATtaaaaaaagacttcaatggAATGCTTGTTTTGCTCGCAAAATATGCAAAGAAACGGAATATTACGAAGATTTGATGCGCTACTTGCGAAAGAATTTAGCG CTATTTCCTTATCACCTTGCAGAGTATGTTTGCCGTGTGATGAGGGTATCACCTTTTAAATACTACTGCGATATGATTTTTGAGGTTATGAAGAATG AGCAACCTTATGATAGCATCCCAAATTTTAGTGCTGCAGATGCATTGCGGCTTACAGGCATAGGGAGAAATGAATTTATTGATATAATGAACAAGTGCAGATCTAAG AAAATTATGTGGAAGCTTAACAAGTCAATTGCAAAAGAACTTTTACCTACCCAACCTGTGGATTTTACAATTGAACCATGGTGGGGAGTTTGTCTCGTGAACTTTACATTGGAAGAATTTAAG AAACTCTCAGAAGAAGAAATGGCTACCATAGATAAAGTCTGCAAGGAAGAAGCCAATTCATTTATCCTGTTCGATCCTGACATTATCAAAGGTCTTTTTCGGCGGGGATTAATATACTTTGATGTTCCAGTTTATTCTGATGACCGCTTTAAAG TTTCCAGGCTTGAAGGGTTTGTTTCCAACAGAGAGCAGTCTTATGAAGATCCTATAGAGGA GTTACTGTATGCAGTATTTGTTGTTTCAAGTGAGAATGCAACTGTTGCTGAGCTGGCAGCAACGTTACAGGCTGACCTTTCACAACTGCAGGCAGCTGCATCTTTTGCATGTCGATTGGGTTGGGCAGTGAAAGTCATTGATCCAGCATCTATTCTTCAAGATTCAAGTATACCTGGATCTCCTAGGACCATTCTTAGTGATGAAGAGGGTTCTCATGCTGGTGCTGGCTCATCAAATATTTTCATAGATGGTGATAATGCTTCAGAAGGGGAAGCTTCAGGAGCAGAAAAGTTTGGGCCAGGTTCATTGTATGCTCGTGTTGCTTTCATTGTGGATGCTAACATAACATCGTATCTTATGATGGGATCTGTTTCACCAG GCTTAAAATCTCATGCTGTGACACTGTATGAAGCGGGAAAACTTGGTCATGCTAGCATTGCGGATCTTTGTAAGGATCTGAGTACCTTAGAGGGAGCTAAATTTGAGGGAGAACTCCAGGAATTCGCAAATCATGCTTCTAGCCTTCGTTGTGTTTTAGAATGCCTACAGTCAGGTGGAGTTGCGACTTATGTGAAAGCAGATGAGATTTTCAACAATATAGATAAAATGGCCTTAAGCAATGAGGAGATTGCTTCTCTGGTTGCTGATATTACCATAAATGACAGATCAGAACCTACTGGTGTGGATGAAGATGGGTTTAACGGCGATGGTTCCATTAATAAGGAGATGTCACAGGGGGATTCTGACCTTACTGAATCTGTTCCTGAAAGTACTGATACTAAACCAATAGTTGGAATTTCATCAGGAGATGATGATAGCTTAATTGAAGTCACTGAATCCATAAATCTTCTGGAGGATGAGAAACTGATTCCAGTTGAAGGGTCAGATGTTGGAAAAGAAATGTCAAGGAGGATAAAGAAATATCGCGTAGACATACTTCGTTGTGAAAGCTTGGCATCTCTTGCACCCGCAACTTTAGAACGGTTGTTTCTTCGTGACTATGATATTGTTGTCTCTATTATTCCTCTTCCACATTCATCAATCCTCCCTGGACCGACATTTCCTGTTCATTTTGGTCCTCCCTCTCACTCATCCATGACACCTTGGATGAAGTTGGTGTTGTACACAACTGTGGCATGTGGACCTCTATCTATTGTTCTGATGAAAGGGCAATGCTTACGCTTGCTTCCTGCACCACTGGCTGGTTGTGAGAAGGCTCTCATATGGTCTTGGGATGGTTCTACAGTAGGAGGCTTGGGGGGCAAGTTTGAAGGAAACTTAGTTAAGGGAGGTATACTCTTGCACTGTTTAAATTCACTTCTGAAACACTCAGCTGTGCTAGTGCAGCCCCTCAGTAAGTACGACCTTGATAAATCTGGGCGAGTTGTTACTCTAGATATTCCATTGCCGTTAAAGAATTCTGATGGTTCAACTGCTCGTATAGAGGGGGATATGGGACTGAGTGAAGAGGAAAGTAAAAGGCTGAACTCTTTGTTGGCTGATTTGGCTaacaaaatggagttgtggaCAGTGGGTTACATTCGGCTCTTAAAACTTTTCAAGGAAAAAGAGTCTGAACAATTTTCACCTGTTGAAGAGAAGTATGAATGGGTTCCACTGAGTGTGGAATTTGGTGTTCCACTTTTCAGTCCGAAGTTATGCAATAATATTTGCAAGAGGGTCGTTTCATCCCAATTACTTCAAGCAGACTCACTACATGAGCATCATGATGCAATGCAAGGCATAAGAAAAAGATTACGGGATGTTTGTGCAGAGTATCAAGCAACGGGTCCTGCAGCAAAGCTTCTTTATCAGAAAGAGAAATCAAAGGAGCCATCTCGACATCTCATGAATTATGCTAGTGGAAGGTGGAATCCACTCGTGGATCCTTCATCTCCCATTTCGGGAGCTATGAGTGAACATCAGAGACTAAAACTAGCTAACCGAAATCGTTGCCGAACTGAAGTCTTGAGCTTTGATGGGAGCATCCTCAG GTCATACGCTTTGGCGCCTGTGTACGAGGCTTCCACAAGGCCAATCGAAGAATCCCCTTCAGGGAGCACAATAAAAGTTGAGCAAGAGGAGGCCGACAACAGAGAAGTTGTCCTTCCCGGTGTCAATCTTCTTTTCGATGGCGCTGAGTTGCACCCTTTCGACATAGGCGCTTGCCTGCAGGCTCGTCAACCAGTCTCCTTAATAGCCGAGGCAGCTGTTACCTCTGCAGCTTTTGCTGCTGTTAAATAG